The DNA sequence GCGTTCGCGAGGCCGATCGGACAGGGTGTCGATATCGGCGACTGAAGACCGGAGCCCCGACTATTGGATCTATAATAATAGGGTCGCTGTCAGTAGCTTCGGCCCGCTATGACAGCGCAACGTACGACGCGACGACGGTTCCTCGCACTGTCGGGTGCGGCCGGTATCACCGGGATGGCCGGCTGTACCGATCGGCTCCAGTCGGCGACCGACCGCATCGGTGACGACTCCTCGGACGAGAACGGGACCGGCTCGGACGGTTCCACGGCGTCCGCGGTCACGGAGGGCGTTCCGCCGCTCGAAACCGAGTACGACAGTCGAGAGCGGTTTCGCCAGCCGGGGACGTCGCTGGACGACTTCAGCAACGTCGACGCCTGGGACGTCGTCCAGGGGTCGGGCGAGGCCGACGAGGAGGTCGTCTTCGACGGCGACCAGAGCCTCAGACTCCAGTCGAACGGCAGTGAGAACGTCGTCGCACAGCGCGACCTCTCGGGCGAAGACCTGACGGCGACGGACCTGTCGTTCGCGGTCCGGACGACGACACCCCAGAACCTGACGATCAACCTGCGGATCGTCGACCAGTTCGGCAGCGAGCGCGTCCACTCGCTCCGGGAGATCACGTACCGGACGCCCGACGTCGGCTGGTTCCGATCGAGCCCCGGGGTCTTCCAGCAGAGCGAATACGAACCCGCAATGGATCACCTCGATCGGCTCGAGATCCAGGTGCTTCACTCCATGCCGGAGGCGGAGGTCTGGATCGACGACCTGCGGACCCACGAGCGGCCGGAGTCGGGCTACGTCATGTTGACCTGGGACGACGGGACCCGCGACTACTACGAGACGGCCGCGCCGCTTCACGACGAGTTCGGCTTCCGGACGGTCCAGGCGCCGATTCCGCGGTGGGTCGAACAGGGTCGAGACGGCACCATGTCGATCTCGGAACTCAAAGAGCGTCAGGACGAGGGCGATCAGATCGTCGTCCACGGCACCCACAACCCGATCGCCGAACTCGACGACGACGACGCGATCGACGCCCGGCTGCGCCAGGACAAGCAGTGGTTCATCGACAACGAGTTCGAGGGCGCGAACTACATCGTCTACCCCCACAACAGCTTCGACAGGACGAGCCTCGAGCACAAGACGAGCTACCACCACTGCGGCGGGTTCAACCAGGCCGGCAACGTCAACACCACGAACGTCTACGGGTTCGACCCGCTGGTGCTCCCGCGAACGATCGGCCACAACCTCGACATCTCGAAGCGGTGTGTCGACCTCGCCGCGGCCAACAACCAGTGTACGATCCTGAACTTCCACACCTTCGAGGCCAACAACACGATGCCGGAAGACGACTACGAGGCGCTACTCGAACACATCGACGAGGCCGACGTCGAGGTCGTCACGTTCGACGACCTCTGGACGATGCGGACTGAAAACCACTGATTCTCCGCGATCGTCGTCGCCCGTTCCGGCTCCACCTGTACCCCCGACCAGCGACTCCAGAGACGGTCTCGCCGGACACGGCGTCTCGCGGCACGTCCACGGACGGCGTCCCCGGCCGGATCGCCGCGTAATCGATCGCGATCGGTGCCGAACGCGAGAAAGGGGCGATCGAGAGCGGGCAGGACGATCGAGAGAATCAGTCGGTCGAGAGCGTGAGCTCCGCCGTGTCGGTCAGCCCCGCGTCGTCGGTGACCCGCAAGACGATCGGATGGTCGCCGGTCGCGCCGATCGTCACGTCGATCGTCTCGCCCGTTTCGTCGAACGTTCCGTCCTGCCCGATTCGCCACTCGTAGCAGACGAGGTCACCGTCCGGCGCACACGAGCACGACCCGTCGAGCGTAACCGTCTGGCCCGGTTCGAGGTCCAGTTCGGGCGCCCACGCGGGAACAGTGTTGATCCTCGCGATCGGTGGCTCGCGGTCGGCGCCGTCCGGACGCTCTCCGGCGGAATCCTCGGATTCGTCCGGATCCTCGTCGACGTCGTCGGCTGCGTCGATGCCGTCGGGCGTCCCGTCCGAGAACAGGTGGTCGCCGACGAGTCGGCCGGCAATCGCCGAGTGCCACTGGACGCGGGTCTCGAGATCGACGTCGGTCGAGAGCGTTTCCACGAGGTACGACTCGGCGTCCAGGTCGCGGGCCGCCTTGTGAACGAGGAGGCCGTTCGGCTCCGTGCTGGGACTCGAGAAGCGCCCCGTCTGGAACGCGCGGTCGGGGTCGTCCACGTAGTTGCGGTTTACGTACTCGACGGCGTCCACGGCGGTTTCGGCGGCCGTCCCGCCGTCCGATCGGAAGATCGCCTGTCCGACGCCGTCGACGGGATCGCCCGCGTAGATCCCGGTCGACTCGTGGAGGTCGACCACCACGTCGGCGTCGTACTCGGTAACGACGCCCCAGATCGCCCGTGCGAGGTCCATCGCCGGCTCGCTGCCCTCGGGGAACTGCCGGTTGAGGTCGACGCCCTCGTCGTCGGTCCTGGTCCCCCGATCGATCGCGACGGCGTTCGCCTCGGGGATCGTGACGAGTCGACCGGCGTCGATCGGCCAGTCGGCGATTTCGCCGGCCGCCACGTACCCCGCGACCTCGTTCCCGTGGAGGCCGCCGACGACGACGACCGTGGGGCCCTCCGCGTCCGCGGTCGTGACGTACACTGTCGTCTCCTGGTCGGTCCCCTCGCGAACGACGAACGAGTCGCGAGACACGCTGTCGTCGTCCGCCGCCGCCCCGTCGTCCGTCCGGGCGACGCCGACGGTCGTGAGCGCAGAACTTGCTGTGAGCGTCAATGCGGTCCGTCGTGAAAGGCTATCGCGTTCCATTCCATCCCGGTGGAGGAATTCGGGTCTGTTTACTACAGTCCCGATAACGATCGCATTCTCTACGTTTCGGTTCCGAAACGTCCCTTCTCGAGCGTTCCGCGCCCAGAACGGTTGGATTTCGATCGTTTCACCTGCTGGTAGATCCCGCCGCCGTATCAGAATCTACCGCCTCCGGTTCGAGGTTACGACTCGTCGCCGCCCGCAACTCGCGCCTCGTCGTCGCTCTCGTCCCGTGGCTCGTCCGTGCCGTCCCGGGCCCCGTCGAGATCGATCGCACCGCTGGCGATCCGCCGCTGGCCGACCGACGCGGCGAGTCCCGCGAGCAGGACCGTCGCGACGATCGGTATCGGCCGCCGCCGAATCCCGGTTCCGGCGGCCCAGCAGAGGCCGGGGACGTGTCGCGGCGAGGCGGCGGCCCGCCGGAGGTGCCACGCGCCCCGCAGGAGTCGCCCCTCGGCGAGGTACCGTTTCCCGACGAGCAGTTCGTGCGTCGATCGGATCTCGTAGCCCGCCGCCTCGAAGCGGTCGACCTCGTCCTCGTAGGCCGCGAGGTACTGCTGGCTGGCGTTCCGGATCACGTCCGCGGGCGGGTGGCCGGTCTCTTCGCGGCGCACCAGCGGCTCGTCGACGTAGGCGAGCTTGCCGCGTTCGAGCACGCGCAGGCAGAACTCCGGGTCCTGGAACCGATCGAGCGTCTCGTCGAAGCCGCCGGCCTCCCTGGCGACGCTCGTCCGGACCAGCAGCGTCGACCCCGCACCCGGCTGGACGTTGTCCGCGAGGATCTCGCCGACCAGTTCTTCGCCGCCTTCCCGGACGGGGTCCTCGTCCCCGCGGGCGAGCACGGCCGCGGCGGCCGATCGGATCCGGCCGCTCGTTCCCGTGAGGTCGAACGTCGCGTCGCAGTAGGCGCCGACCCAGTCGTCCGATCGATCCGAGAGGGCCGCGAGTTGCCGCTCGAGCTTCTCGGGGTGCCACTCGTCGTCCGAGTCGAGGAAGGCGACGTACTCCCCGCGGGCGTGTTCGATGCCCGTATTCCGGGCGACGTTCGCCCCCTGGTTGGTCGCGTGGACGACCGGCCGGACCCGCGGGTCCTCGTAGCTCGCCAGCACGGACCCGGTCTCGTCGGTCGAGCCGTCGTCGACGACGACCACCTCGATGTCGTCGATCGTCTGGTCGAGCGCGCTGTCGATCGCGCGGGGGAGCGTCGTCGCTCTATCGTACGTCGGGATAACCACGCTGATGCGAGTCATTTGCAGGCGGTTGCCGACCGGACCGGATTATTATCGCGTCGCTAAACCCCGGTCTCGGCGCCGTTTTCAGCGTCCGGGTCGCTCCAGTCTTCGACTTCCGGGGGTCGATCGATCGCGTGGCAATCCGCGTCGATCGGCTCGGCGATCCGGCCCGTCGACCGGCTAAGAGCTGTATAAGAAAGGGCGATCGATTCGTCCTCGCGGTCGATGACGAACCGAAACCGACGATCGTTCGTAACCACGGTTGCAGCGACCGGAACGCTCGGACTGGCCGGGTGCCTCTCGAGCGTGCGCGAGTGGCGCGGCGAGGGCGAGGAGCCGACGGCCACGGAGTCTCCGGGGGATGGGGACGGATCCGCGGGGACCGACCTGCCGGCCCTGCCCGGAGAGTCGATCGCTGACTTCGAGGACCTCGACGGGTGGACGTCGATGATCGACGCCGGGGAACTCGAGGCCGCGACGGACGATCCGTACGGGGGGTCACAGTCGGCGCGCCTGACGGCCGACGCGGAGACCGATTACGCGGCCATCTACACGGCGCAGACCGACGGGCTGGACCTGCGCGGCAAGAGCCTCTCGCTCGCGGTCTCGTTCACCGGCCGCGACCAGCTTCACCTCACGCTCGAACTGTTCGCGCCGAACTCGCGCAACGTCCACACCCTGCGTCGCACGCTCACGGGTCCGGCCGATCGCTGGGTTCGCGTCGACTTCGGTACGGGCGGGATCGACACCCAGCCCGACCTCGCCGACGTTCGGGAAATCCGGCTGGCCGCCCGCCGTCGCGGCGACCGGTCCGGCCCGATCGAGTGTCGGGTCGACGACCTCCGGGCGGTCGATCGACCGGGGACGGGGAAGGTCGTGTTGCTGTTCGACGGAACACTCGAGAGTCACTACGCGACCGCCCGCGAACACATGGACGAGTACGGGTTCCCGGGCGTCGAGGCCGTCATCCCCGAAGCCGTCGGCGAAGGGGGCCGGCTCGCGATCGACCAACTCGACGCGCTGTCGAACGCCGGCTGGGATATGGTGGCCCGGCCGCGAACCGGCGCGCAGTTCCTCCACGAGTACACGCCCGAGGAACAGGAAGGAATGATCCGGCGGACGAAAGCGTTCCTCGAGAACCGGGGCTACGAGGCGGGCGCGAAGTGCTTCGTCACCCCGCGAAACGTGCTCGGGACGGAGTCGATCGACCTCGTGCGGGAGTACCACGAGGCGGCGTTCCGGTTCGGCGGCGGCCCGAACGGCCTGCCGCTTACGGACCCGCACAACCTCGGGTTCTTCTCCGGCGACGCCGGCGAAGAGACCAGGACGTACGTCGACTTCGCCGCCGAGTACGGCCAGCTCGCGGTCCTCCACTTCGAGCACGTCGGCCCGGAGGGGATCAGCGAGGGTGCGTTCGCGGACCTGCTCGCGCACGTCGACGCCGCCGACGTCGAGGTCGTCACCGCGACGGAGCTGCTGGAGGACGCATGACCGTGGCTGAGACGGACGACCCCGTTGCCGGGAGCGTCGCCGTCGAACAGCGGGTCACGACGGGGGGCGGCTGATGTACCGGGGCGCAACCGTCGGCGTCGTGTTGCCCGCCTACAACGAGGCGGGCTTCGTCGGCGACGTGATCCACGAGATGCCAGCGTACGTCGATCGAATCTACGCGATCGACGATCGATCGACCGACAGCACGTGGGACGAGATCCGCGAGGCGGCACGCGACGATGCAGATTCGACGGCGGTAGACGACGCCGAGAACGTGGGCCAGCTCGTGGCCGACGGCGGCGCGTCCGCCCTCGCGGCGCGGGCGACGGTCCACGACGCGATCGGTCGCGTCGTCCCGATCCAGCACCGGGAGAACCGCGGTGCGGGCGGCGCGATCAAGACCGGGTATCTCGCCGCGCTCGCCGACGGCGTGGACGCGACGGTCACCGTCGATGCGGACGGCCAGATGGACCTCTCGCAGATGCCGCGACTGCTCGACCCGATCGTCGAGGGACAGGCCGACTACGCGAAGGGGAACCGACTCCTCTCGGCGGAGTACCGGACGGCGATGCCGCGCTTCCGGTTCGTCGGGAACGCGATCCTCTCGGTCCTGACGAAGATCGCGTCCGGCTACTGGAAGACAATGGACCCCCAGAACGGCTACACCGCGATCTCACACGACGCGCTCGCCGCGATCGAGGTCGAGAACCTCTACGAGTACTACGGCTACTGCAACGACCTGCTGGTGAAACTGAACGTCCGCGGGATGCGCGTCGCCGACGTGGCGATGCCGGCCGTCTACGGCGAGGAGGAGTCGAGCATCGCCTACGCGGAGTACATCCCGAAGGTCTCGCTGATGCTCCTGGGGAACTTCCTGTGGCGGCAGAAGACGAAGTACCTCGTCCTGGATTTCCACCCGCTCGCGCTGTTTTACCTCGTCGGGGCCGGGACGGCCGCGATCGGCGTGCTCGGCACACTCTTGACGGTCGGGACCGCGCTTTCGGCGATCGGCGCGCCGGTCGTCCAGGGCTCGACGAGCCTGTTGCTGTTTCTCGCCGGCGTCGCGTTCCTGCTGTTCGCGATGGTGTTCGACATGGCCGAGAGCGAACACCTCGAGGCGCAGATCCACTGATACGGATTGCTGTACGATTTACCGCCGCAACCGCGATCCGGGCGGCGGTTGCGCCGGAAATGACTTACAGTAAACCGTATGCGTAATCGAGCCCGATCGATCGGCGAGTCCGGCCGATCGGGTCGACTGGACCGATGACCGAACTGAAATATCCTCGGTTCGTCACGAAAGGGCTATAATCGACCCCGAGCCAGGTATGCTAATGGACAGCGGGGACCGCTTCGCACCCGTCACTGGCGGGCGACGACTGATTCTCGCTCTCGGCGCGATGTACCTCGTACTCGCTGTGGGTTGGGCAGTCGCACCGACGTCCCCGGAGATGTCCCTGTCGAACAGCCTCATCGTCACCGGCTTCATCGGCGGGTCCGGACTCGTCCTCTTCGTCGGCGGCTACCGACTGCCCCGCACCGACGTCCACCCGAAATTTTATCCCGTCATCGCCAGGTGGTGTCTCCTCGGCATCGGAGCGATACTCGCCATTCTCGGGCTCTACAACTTCCAGCCCGGACCGGGCCTCTCGAATCCCGTCCGATCGGTCCTCATCCTCACGGGGTTCAGCGCCGTCGCCGGATACGGCGTGGGGTGGTACGCCTCGCAGGCGAAGACGAACGCCTATCGAGCCGAACGGCAAAACCGGCTGCTGGAACGCACGCAACGGCAACTCGAAGAATCGAACGAACGCCTCGAGGGGTTCGCCTACGCCGCCTCTCACGACCTGCAGGAACCCCTCCGGATGGTGTCGAGTTACGTGCGACTCATCGAGCGGCGGTACGGCGACGACCTCGACGACGACGGCGAGGAGTTCATCGAGTACGCCATCGACGGGACGGAGCGCATGCGCGAGATGATCGACGGCCTGCTCGAGTACTCGCGCGTGGATACGCGCGGCGAACCGCTCGAACCCGTCGATCTCGACGCGGTGCTCGCGGACGTGCGCCAGGATCTCGAACTCCGGATCGAGGAGACCGACGCGACGATCGAAACCGACGAGTTGCCCCGCGTTCAGGGCGACGAGACCCAGTTGCGCCAGCTTTTCCAGAACCTGCTCTCGAACGCGATCGAGTACAGCGGCGAGGGTCCGCCGCGGATCGACGTGTCCGCCGAACGGGAGGCCACCGAGTGGGTCGTCTCGGTTCGCGATCGCGGCATCGGGATCGATCCGGCGGACCAGGATCGGGTCTTCGAGGTCTTCCAGCGTCTCCACACGCAGGAAGAACACTCGGGGACGGGGATCGGACTCGCGATCTGCAAGCGGATCGTCGAGCGCCACGGCGGCGAGATCTGGATCGATTCGGAGCCGGGTGCGGGGACGACGTTCGCGTTCACGTTACCGGAAGCAACCGCCGGAACGGACGATCGGTCGACGGCGACCGATTCGGTGTCGACCTGATCGATCGCGCCGATCGTTACGAAAAAATCGACGCGAAAGCCTCGCCCTTCAGCGCGGGGAAGTCAAGAAAGCACGTACTGGAGATCAGGACCCAGGACGCCGAGGGCGAGCCCCGAGACGAGCAGCGACAGGCCGGCCAGAACCAGCAGGCTCTGGACCCAGTCGCGGGCGGAGCCGTCGCGACCTACGCCCTCGAGCCGCCGGTGGATCGCGTCCGCTTTCGTCCCGATCGGGTCCGGAAACGACGCCAGGACCTCGAACGGTTCCGCCGGATCCAGCGCGCCGACGAGCAGTGCGAACCCGAGGAAGACGACGAACCCGATCGGGGGGACGAGTGCGAGCGCGACCCACGGGTTCGCGATCGCCGTCGAGAGGGCGACGATGGGGACGGCCGCGAAGGCAGTCGCCAGCGCCACCCGCCCGAGGCGCGCGTCCGCGAGGGGGTCGAAGCCGACGAGGCGCGCGGTCCAGCAGTGGAAGACGAACATCGATCCGTACCCCACGCTGGTCGCGACGGCCGCACCGTGCATCCCGTATCGGGGGATGAGCGCGACGTTGAGCACGACGTTGATGACGGCTGCGCTGCCGGTGGCAAGGATCGGGTACCTGAGGGCCCCGTTGCCCTGCGAGACCGCGAGGATCGGCCGGGCGAGCGCGAAGCCGAGCGCGCCCGGGAGCAACAGCAGGAGGGGCTCGATCGCCGGGACGGCCTCCTCGCCGAAGTAGATCGGGACGGCGACGTCCGCAAGGGCCGCGAGTCCAACCGCCATGACGGCCGTCAGCAGGAACGTGTACCGCGTCGTCCGCGAGGCCAGTTTCGAAATCTCTCGGTGGCGGTTCTGTGACCACAGTTCCGACGTGGAGTGGACGAACACCGTCTGGATCGCCAGCGGGACGAACCAGAGGAACTCGGCGAGCGTGAGCGCCGCCCGGTAGTTCCCCACGGCCGAACTCTCGCTGAAGCGCTGGAGCATCACGATGTCGATGTGGTACAGCGACATCAGCAGGAAGACGAGCGCGATGTTCAGCGAGTTGAACGTGAGCATCTTCCGTCGCGGAAACCGGTTCGGCGGGCGGCTGAACACGCACGACAGCGAGATCCGGCGGTGGACGAGCGCCAGACCGGCGACCGTCACGAGCAGGCTCGCGACCAGGTGGCCCGCGAGCGCACCCACGACGCCGACCCCGGCGTAGGTCAACGGGATCGCGATCGCGACGAAGCCGAGTTTGTCGAGGATCTTCAGCGGCTCCGAGTACCGCTCGAGCCCGAAGCCCATGAGCGTCTTCCGGGCGTAGTCGCGAAACTGCGCCGAGATCACGAGCACGGCGAGGACGTAGAAGTACGGCGCCAGTTCGGCCCCGAACGCGCGGGCGACGAGCCCGAACCGGGTCGCGAGGACGAGTACGAGCGCCCCGACGGCGGCGAGCAGAACCGCCAGCCGGAAGTAGAAGCCGACGACGTGTTCGCTCCAGTTCGCCTCGCCGCGATCCTCGGCGAGGAACTTCCGGACGCCGTCCGTGATCCCGGAACTGACGAAGATCATGTAGATCGCGAACACGGAGAGCAAGAACGCGTACTCGCCGAACG is a window from the Halosolutus amylolyticus genome containing:
- a CDS encoding glycosyltransferase family 2 protein — encoded protein: MTRISVVIPTYDRATTLPRAIDSALDQTIDDIEVVVVDDGSTDETGSVLASYEDPRVRPVVHATNQGANVARNTGIEHARGEYVAFLDSDDEWHPEKLERQLAALSDRSDDWVGAYCDATFDLTGTSGRIRSAAAAVLARGDEDPVREGGEELVGEILADNVQPGAGSTLLVRTSVAREAGGFDETLDRFQDPEFCLRVLERGKLAYVDEPLVRREETGHPPADVIRNASQQYLAAYEDEVDRFEAAGYEIRSTHELLVGKRYLAEGRLLRGAWHLRRAAASPRHVPGLCWAAGTGIRRRPIPIVATVLLAGLAASVGQRRIASGAIDLDGARDGTDEPRDESDDEARVAGGDES
- a CDS encoding flippase yields the protein MNRSITSGVVSVVSAKLVVLVVTTLSTPLLYRFLGASAFGEYAFLLSVFAIYMIFVSSGITDGVRKFLAEDRGEANWSEHVVGFYFRLAVLLAAVGALVLVLATRFGLVARAFGAELAPYFYVLAVLVISAQFRDYARKTLMGFGLERYSEPLKILDKLGFVAIAIPLTYAGVGVVGALAGHLVASLLVTVAGLALVHRRISLSCVFSRPPNRFPRRKMLTFNSLNIALVFLLMSLYHIDIVMLQRFSESSAVGNYRAALTLAEFLWFVPLAIQTVFVHSTSELWSQNRHREISKLASRTTRYTFLLTAVMAVGLAALADVAVPIYFGEEAVPAIEPLLLLLPGALGFALARPILAVSQGNGALRYPILATGSAAVINVVLNVALIPRYGMHGAAVATSVGYGSMFVFHCWTARLVGFDPLADARLGRVALATAFAAVPIVALSTAIANPWVALALVPPIGFVVFLGFALLVGALDPAEPFEVLASFPDPIGTKADAIHRRLEGVGRDGSARDWVQSLLVLAGLSLLVSGLALGVLGPDLQYVLS
- a CDS encoding PKD domain-containing protein → MERDSLSRRTALTLTASSALTTVGVARTDDGAAADDDSVSRDSFVVREGTDQETTVYVTTADAEGPTVVVVGGLHGNEVAGYVAAGEIADWPIDAGRLVTIPEANAVAIDRGTRTDDEGVDLNRQFPEGSEPAMDLARAIWGVVTEYDADVVVDLHESTGIYAGDPVDGVGQAIFRSDGGTAAETAVDAVEYVNRNYVDDPDRAFQTGRFSSPSTEPNGLLVHKAARDLDAESYLVETLSTDVDLETRVQWHSAIAGRLVGDHLFSDGTPDGIDAADDVDEDPDESEDSAGERPDGADREPPIARINTVPAWAPELDLEPGQTVTLDGSCSCAPDGDLVCYEWRIGQDGTFDETGETIDVTIGATGDHPIVLRVTDDAGLTDTAELTLSTD
- a CDS encoding polysaccharide deacetylase family protein — its product is MTAQRTTRRRFLALSGAAGITGMAGCTDRLQSATDRIGDDSSDENGTGSDGSTASAVTEGVPPLETEYDSRERFRQPGTSLDDFSNVDAWDVVQGSGEADEEVVFDGDQSLRLQSNGSENVVAQRDLSGEDLTATDLSFAVRTTTPQNLTINLRIVDQFGSERVHSLREITYRTPDVGWFRSSPGVFQQSEYEPAMDHLDRLEIQVLHSMPEAEVWIDDLRTHERPESGYVMLTWDDGTRDYYETAAPLHDEFGFRTVQAPIPRWVEQGRDGTMSISELKERQDEGDQIVVHGTHNPIAELDDDDAIDARLRQDKQWFIDNEFEGANYIVYPHNSFDRTSLEHKTSYHHCGGFNQAGNVNTTNVYGFDPLVLPRTIGHNLDISKRCVDLAAANNQCTILNFHTFEANNTMPEDDYEALLEHIDEADVEVVTFDDLWTMRTENH
- a CDS encoding glycosyltransferase family 2 protein, which encodes MYRGATVGVVLPAYNEAGFVGDVIHEMPAYVDRIYAIDDRSTDSTWDEIREAARDDADSTAVDDAENVGQLVADGGASALAARATVHDAIGRVVPIQHRENRGAGGAIKTGYLAALADGVDATVTVDADGQMDLSQMPRLLDPIVEGQADYAKGNRLLSAEYRTAMPRFRFVGNAILSVLTKIASGYWKTMDPQNGYTAISHDALAAIEVENLYEYYGYCNDLLVKLNVRGMRVADVAMPAVYGEEESSIAYAEYIPKVSLMLLGNFLWRQKTKYLVLDFHPLALFYLVGAGTAAIGVLGTLLTVGTALSAIGAPVVQGSTSLLLFLAGVAFLLFAMVFDMAESEHLEAQIH
- a CDS encoding polysaccharide deacetylase family protein → MTNRNRRSFVTTVAATGTLGLAGCLSSVREWRGEGEEPTATESPGDGDGSAGTDLPALPGESIADFEDLDGWTSMIDAGELEAATDDPYGGSQSARLTADAETDYAAIYTAQTDGLDLRGKSLSLAVSFTGRDQLHLTLELFAPNSRNVHTLRRTLTGPADRWVRVDFGTGGIDTQPDLADVREIRLAARRRGDRSGPIECRVDDLRAVDRPGTGKVVLLFDGTLESHYATAREHMDEYGFPGVEAVIPEAVGEGGRLAIDQLDALSNAGWDMVARPRTGAQFLHEYTPEEQEGMIRRTKAFLENRGYEAGAKCFVTPRNVLGTESIDLVREYHEAAFRFGGGPNGLPLTDPHNLGFFSGDAGEETRTYVDFAAEYGQLAVLHFEHVGPEGISEGAFADLLAHVDAADVEVVTATELLEDA
- a CDS encoding sensor histidine kinase, with translation MDSGDRFAPVTGGRRLILALGAMYLVLAVGWAVAPTSPEMSLSNSLIVTGFIGGSGLVLFVGGYRLPRTDVHPKFYPVIARWCLLGIGAILAILGLYNFQPGPGLSNPVRSVLILTGFSAVAGYGVGWYASQAKTNAYRAERQNRLLERTQRQLEESNERLEGFAYAASHDLQEPLRMVSSYVRLIERRYGDDLDDDGEEFIEYAIDGTERMREMIDGLLEYSRVDTRGEPLEPVDLDAVLADVRQDLELRIEETDATIETDELPRVQGDETQLRQLFQNLLSNAIEYSGEGPPRIDVSAEREATEWVVSVRDRGIGIDPADQDRVFEVFQRLHTQEEHSGTGIGLAICKRIVERHGGEIWIDSEPGAGTTFAFTLPEATAGTDDRSTATDSVST